The following are encoded in a window of Thermodesulfobacterium geofontis OPF15 genomic DNA:
- the mqnC gene encoding cyclic dehypoxanthinyl futalosine synthase, with amino-acid sequence MKEKIIKKILEGERINEKEALKLFDFNLSELGYLARLVRFRINPERIVTYVVDRNINYTNICISGCKFCAYYKPPGSLEGYVLSFEELGKKIEETINLGGYQILLQGGLHPELPFSFYEEMLRFIKSNFPQIHLHAFSPPEIIHFSKISGLTVKEVLERLIKAGLDSIPGGGAEILSDRVRKLISPNKCSSEEWLMVMETAHKLGLKTTATMMFGHIETKEEIIEHLSKIRNLQDKTKGFTAFIPWTFQPKNTRLSYLMKVGSAEYLRVLAISRIFLDNIRNIQVSWVTQGPHIAQLALEFGGNDFGSTMIEENVVAAAGVSHRLSEEQIRNYIESAGYIPKRRKMDYTLLE; translated from the coding sequence ATGAAAGAAAAAATCATTAAGAAAATTTTAGAAGGGGAAAGAATTAACGAAAAGGAGGCTTTGAAACTTTTTGATTTTAATTTATCTGAACTTGGATATTTAGCAAGATTGGTTAGATTTAGAATAAATCCTGAAAGAATAGTAACTTATGTTGTAGATAGAAATATTAATTATACCAACATTTGTATTTCTGGTTGTAAATTTTGCGCCTACTATAAACCTCCGGGATCTTTAGAAGGTTATGTTTTAAGTTTTGAAGAGCTTGGTAAAAAAATAGAGGAAACTATAAATCTTGGAGGTTATCAAATTTTACTTCAAGGTGGTCTTCATCCAGAACTTCCTTTTTCTTTCTATGAAGAGATGTTAAGGTTTATTAAAAGTAATTTTCCTCAGATTCATTTGCATGCCTTTTCACCTCCAGAAATAATCCATTTTAGTAAAATTTCAGGTTTAACAGTAAAGGAGGTTTTAGAAAGATTAATAAAGGCGGGGCTTGATTCCATCCCAGGAGGAGGAGCTGAAATTCTTTCAGATAGAGTAAGAAAATTAATTTCTCCTAATAAGTGTTCTTCAGAAGAATGGTTAATGGTTATGGAAACTGCTCACAAACTTGGACTTAAAACTACAGCAACCATGATGTTTGGGCATATAGAAACCAAAGAAGAAATAATAGAACATCTATCTAAAATCAGAAATTTACAAGATAAAACTAAAGGTTTTACAGCTTTTATACCTTGGACTTTTCAACCAAAAAATACCCGTTTAAGTTATCTCATGAAAGTAGGATCTGCAGAATATTTGAGGGTGCTTGCTATTTCAAGGATCTTTCTTGATAATATAAGAAATATTCAAGTTTCATGGGTAACCCAAGGACCTCACATAGCTCAATTAGCTTTAGAGTTTGGCGGAAATGATTTTGGAAGTACTATGATAGAAGAAAATGTAGTTGCAGCAGCT
- a CDS encoding endonuclease III domain-containing protein — MKNISQILYEIYESLFAHFGPQNWWPADTPFEICVGAILTQNASWKNVKIAIDNLKKKDLLDPFKLYNIPLESLSQIIKPSGFYNTKAKRLKNFVKFLIENYQGDLNILFSKGLKKAREELLNIKGLGKETVDSILLYAGNLPIFVVDAYTYRILHRHSLVPEEATYEEMQALFMENLPQDPQLFNEFHALLVACGKNFCKKKEPLCETCPLKTIKIP; from the coding sequence ATGAAAAATATTTCTCAGATTTTGTACGAAATTTACGAAAGCCTTTTTGCCCATTTTGGACCTCAAAATTGGTGGCCTGCAGATACACCTTTTGAAATATGTGTAGGAGCAATTCTTACCCAAAATGCAAGCTGGAAAAATGTGAAAATAGCTATAGATAATCTTAAAAAGAAAGATCTTTTAGACCCTTTTAAACTTTATAATATCCCCTTAGAATCCCTTTCTCAAATTATAAAACCTTCTGGATTTTATAATACTAAGGCAAAAAGGCTTAAAAATTTCGTTAAATTTTTAATAGAAAATTATCAAGGAGATCTAAATATTTTATTTTCAAAGGGGCTCAAAAAAGCAAGAGAAGAACTTTTAAATATAAAAGGATTAGGTAAAGAGACCGTAGATAGTATTCTTTTATATGCAGGAAATTTACCAATTTTTGTAGTTGATGCCTATACCTATAGAATTTTACATCGTCATTCTCTTGTTCCTGAAGAAGCAACTTATGAAGAAATGCAGGCTTTATTTATGGAAAATCTTCCTCAAGATCCTCAGCTTTTTAATGAATTTCATGCCCTTTTAGTTGCTTGTGGTAAAAATTTTTGTAAGAAAAAAGAACCTCTTTGCGAAACTTGCCCTTTAAAAACCATTAAAATTCCTTAA
- the cysS gene encoding cysteine--tRNA ligase — protein MRFHNILQKIGNTPIIKLRNIKVKPSIEIWGKLESQNPGGSIKDRPALFMIEEAEKKGLLTKDKIVIEASSGNTGIGLSLVCAVKGYKCIIAMPESASIERRKIMQAYGAEILLTPAEKGTDGAIETVYEIWRNNPDKYYCTDQFNNDANWLSHYKTTAPEILRDTEGKVTHVVCGLGTTGTAMGIARFVKDNNLPVKVIGVEPNPGHKIQGLKNMKESYPPSIYKKSLLEKVINIDDEEAFYWARKLAKEEGIFVGMSSGAALAGALKLAETLDEGLIVVIFPDGGERYLSTPLWSFETIRKELPKEVDLFLTNTFSGKREAFYPLIDKEVKIYTCGPTLNTRPHIGLYRRLITVDILKSFLKLMGYKVIHVVNLTDFDDKTINTALEKDVDLRELTSKVEQEFYEDLDWLKIEKADFYPKVSEHLEDMKKLAISILEKDKAYVKYSSLYFDISRFSEYGKLSKIDLSFLKPGATIDLEEYDKEEPFDFALLKRVQILELKRGYFVETPFGKVRPTWHIHCASLVLKYLGEEIDIFTSGNDLIFPHHENTRAIAKALTGKELAKYWVHSGLVFYNGKKISSENRITIEDIKNKGFSGRVLRFYFLRTHYRNRFNFSWKGLEESSKILEKIDRYIAYLGATPENEKIEDKDKLWQILKDFENNWKEALKEDLNTPIVISEIISFFKKIYPYLKQGLPLDYKKEVLKSLKNLNKILKIFKFPQVVEKRDILEKIEIREKAKKEKNYELADRIREELEKEGFFIFDFSFGTRVVSLKEEL, from the coding sequence ATGAGATTTCATAATATCTTACAAAAAATTGGTAACACTCCCATAATTAAACTAAGAAATATAAAAGTCAAGCCATCTATAGAAATTTGGGGGAAGTTAGAAAGTCAAAATCCTGGAGGCTCTATAAAGGATAGACCAGCACTTTTTATGATAGAAGAAGCAGAAAAAAAGGGGCTTCTAACTAAAGATAAGATTGTAATTGAAGCTTCAAGCGGGAATACAGGAATAGGGCTTTCTTTAGTATGTGCAGTAAAAGGATATAAATGCATAATTGCTATGCCAGAATCAGCTTCTATAGAAAGAAGGAAAATAATGCAAGCTTACGGGGCAGAAATTCTTTTAACTCCAGCAGAAAAAGGAACTGATGGAGCTATAGAGACTGTTTATGAAATTTGGAGAAATAATCCTGATAAATATTATTGTACTGATCAGTTTAATAATGATGCAAACTGGCTTAGTCATTATAAAACTACTGCTCCAGAAATTTTAAGAGACACAGAGGGTAAAGTTACTCATGTAGTTTGTGGTCTTGGGACAACAGGAACTGCTATGGGAATTGCAAGGTTTGTAAAAGACAATAATCTACCTGTTAAAGTAATAGGGGTAGAGCCTAATCCCGGACATAAAATCCAAGGTTTAAAAAATATGAAAGAATCTTATCCACCAAGTATTTATAAAAAGAGCCTTCTTGAAAAGGTAATAAATATAGATGATGAAGAAGCATTTTATTGGGCAAGAAAATTAGCTAAGGAGGAAGGTATTTTTGTAGGTATGAGTTCAGGTGCAGCCCTAGCAGGTGCATTAAAATTAGCAGAAACCTTGGATGAGGGGTTAATTGTAGTTATTTTCCCTGATGGAGGAGAAAGATATCTTTCAACACCACTTTGGAGCTTTGAAACAATAAGAAAAGAACTACCTAAGGAAGTAGATTTATTTCTTACCAATACCTTTTCAGGCAAAAGAGAAGCCTTCTACCCTTTAATTGATAAAGAAGTAAAAATCTATACTTGTGGTCCTACGCTAAATACAAGACCACATATAGGTCTTTATAGAAGACTTATTACTGTAGATATATTAAAAAGTTTCCTAAAACTGATGGGTTACAAAGTTATCCATGTAGTCAATTTAACAGACTTTGATGACAAAACCATTAATACTGCCTTAGAAAAAGATGTAGATTTAAGAGAACTTACCTCAAAGGTGGAACAAGAATTTTACGAAGATTTAGATTGGTTAAAAATTGAAAAAGCTGATTTTTATCCTAAGGTTAGCGAGCATTTAGAAGATATGAAAAAACTTGCTATAAGTATTTTGGAAAAAGATAAAGCCTATGTGAAATATTCAAGTCTTTATTTTGATATTTCAAGATTTTCTGAATATGGTAAACTTTCTAAAATTGATTTAAGTTTTCTTAAACCCGGTGCTACAATTGATCTTGAGGAATATGATAAAGAAGAACCCTTTGATTTTGCCCTTTTAAAAAGAGTCCAAATTTTAGAATTAAAAAGAGGATATTTTGTTGAAACCCCTTTTGGAAAAGTAAGACCCACTTGGCATATTCATTGTGCAAGCCTTGTTTTAAAATATCTTGGAGAAGAAATTGATATTTTTACTAGTGGAAACGATCTTATTTTCCCTCATCATGAAAATACAAGAGCTATTGCTAAGGCATTAACTGGAAAAGAACTTGCAAAATATTGGGTTCATTCTGGTTTAGTTTTTTATAACGGAAAAAAAATTTCTTCTGAAAATAGAATTACTATAGAGGATATTAAAAATAAAGGATTTTCAGGGAGAGTTTTAAGATTTTACTTCTTAAGAACTCATTATAGGAATCGATTTAATTTTAGTTGGAAAGGATTAGAAGAAAGCTCTAAAATTTTAGAAAAAATTGATAGGTATATAGCCTATTTAGGGGCAACCCCTGAAAATGAAAAGATAGAAGATAAAGATAAGCTTTGGCAAATTTTAAAAGATTTTGAAAATAATTGGAAAGAGGCATTAAAAGAAGATTTAAATACCCCTATAGTTATTTCTGAAATAATTTCCTTTTTTAAAAAAATTTATCCCTATTTAAAGCAAGGTCTACCTTTAGATTATAAAAAGGAAGTTCTAAAATCCCTTAAAAATCTCAATAAAATTTTAAAAATATTTAAGTTCCCCCAAGTAGTAGAAAAAAGGGATATATTGGAAAAAATTGAAATAAGAGAGAAGGCAAAAAAAGAAAAAAATTATGAATTAGCAGACAGAATTAGAGAAGAACTTGAAAAAGAAGGCTTTTTTATTTTTGATTTTTCTTTTGGTACAAGAGTTGTTTCTCTAAAAGAAGAATTATGA
- the cobO gene encoding cob(I)yrinic acid a,c-diamide adenosyltransferase, whose translation MRQFKGYIQVYTGEGKGKTTAAIGLTIRALGANLKVAFFQFFKPGTSSEVKILKKFSPQLYYKNFGKRGFVENKVDLKTQKLTLKGWKETKELVKSKSYNILILDEISYALNWEIIDLKEFLEFLKNKPKNLEIVITGRNVPEEILEIADLVTEMKKIKHYYDKGVKSRKGIEK comes from the coding sequence ATGAGACAATTTAAAGGGTATATTCAAGTTTATACTGGAGAAGGAAAAGGAAAAACTACAGCAGCTATTGGATTAACTATTAGAGCTCTTGGAGCAAACTTAAAAGTTGCCTTTTTTCAGTTTTTTAAACCTGGAACCTCAAGCGAGGTAAAAATATTAAAAAAATTTTCTCCTCAGCTTTATTATAAAAATTTTGGTAAAAGGGGTTTTGTAGAAAATAAAGTTGATTTAAAAACACAAAAACTCACCCTTAAGGGCTGGAAAGAAACAAAAGAATTAGTAAAATCAAAAAGCTATAATATATTGATTTTAGATGAAATTTCTTATGCTTTAAATTGGGAAATAATTGATTTAAAGGAATTTTTAGAATTTCTTAAAAATAAACCTAAAAATCTTGAAATCGTCATAACTGGAAGAAATGTTCCTGAAGAAATTTTAGAAATAGCAGATCTTGTAACCGAGATGAAAAAAATTAAGCACTATTACGATAAAGGGGTAAAATCAAGAAAAGGTATAGAGAAATGA
- a CDS encoding DMT family transporter yields MIWCIFAILAGFFVSLSDALNKKYLSSLDYPYMVIARTLGSFPFLFPVFLFLTYKYNGLNYFSFPFITDVSLLLLLEILATILYMKGIKLSPLSLTIPFLSFTPVFIILTGYLILGEKVSTEGTLGIILVVIGSYCINLPSIKEGFLAPIKAIKREKGSFLLLQVAFIYSITSVLGKKGIILSNPIWFASFYFSILGITSTLIIKIFYPVKLWEFIKKHYSSILLVGLTQGLMCYSHMIALSQIETAYMITLKRTSILFAVILGYFMFKEKYILIRLFAVILMLTGIFIITFLR; encoded by the coding sequence TTGATTTGGTGTATCTTTGCAATTTTAGCAGGTTTTTTTGTTTCTTTAAGTGATGCCTTAAATAAAAAATATCTTTCTTCTCTTGATTATCCCTATATGGTTATTGCAAGAACCTTAGGAAGTTTCCCCTTCCTCTTCCCTGTTTTTTTATTTTTAACCTATAAATACAACGGATTAAATTACTTCTCATTCCCATTTATTACCGACGTTTCTTTGCTTTTACTCTTAGAAATATTAGCTACTATCCTCTATATGAAAGGAATTAAGCTTTCTCCTCTTTCTTTAACTATTCCTTTTTTATCTTTCACTCCTGTTTTTATAATACTTACAGGCTATCTTATTTTAGGAGAAAAGGTTTCTACGGAAGGAACTTTGGGAATAATTTTGGTTGTAATAGGAAGTTATTGTATTAACCTTCCTTCTATAAAAGAAGGTTTTTTAGCTCCTATTAAAGCTATCAAGAGAGAAAAAGGAAGTTTTTTACTTCTTCAAGTTGCTTTTATTTATTCTATAACTTCAGTTCTTGGGAAAAAAGGAATAATATTAAGTAATCCCATATGGTTTGCTTCTTTTTATTTTTCTATCTTAGGGATTACCTCAACTTTAATAATTAAAATTTTTTATCCTGTAAAACTTTGGGAATTTATAAAAAAACATTATAGTTCAATTTTGTTAGTAGGATTAACTCAAGGACTTATGTGTTATTCTCATATGATAGCTTTGAGTCAAATCGAAACAGCTTATATGATAACCCTTAAAAGAACAAGTATCCTTTTTGCAGTTATATTGGGATATTTTATGTTTAAAGAAAAATATATTTTAATAAGGCTTTTTGCAGTAATTCTTATGCTTACTGGGATTTTCATAATTACCTTTTTGAGATAA